tagattcaatagatcataacctttacagagatatgatACATGGCACATGTACCATAAAAcacattccagttatgtcatatagaCATTTACAAGCATATccccataaagccttatggggtgcccTGTCacaattatattgtgttattttgacaaataaaatatgcagaattttaaaatatggggtgcagaatttttttttgacatAGAATTCCCCAAGGAGTAATGCAAAACTCTCTGTGTGCACCCGCCAGTCACACAGTTCATCAGGCCTCATGGTCAGTCAAGCCTTAGTACATTTGGGCTGGTTTATCTTAAAGATTTACACTTCACATTGGCTTCTGAATGCAGCAGCTTCTTTAATAGCAAAGAAACACCAGGTTAGACAGACCTTTGTTACACATTAGGTACATAGTTCTGCATCGCATTTCTATTTAAAGTAGACGGCATGAGCAGTTCCTGAGTCTTCTTTCAATCTCACGCACTGAGCTGTCCTGCCCCTCAGCTCAATCCATGCTGAGACAGGACTGCAAATCCCTCCTTGTAGATGTCACCCAAGAGTCACCCGCTGGCTGAAACGGAGGTAGCTGTGGGGGAAAGTCCCTGACTCAGTCCCATCTGGATGGAGGAGGGGTAGGGAAGGATTGTCCTGGCTGCCGCACAGCTATATGTGTTGGGGGGAGTTTGATAGAGATAGACCTGGCTGGAACCCTCCTAGACGGATCTCCTTTCCTAATGGAGGAGGTTGTGACCATCTACTCTAAAATCCCCCCACCTGGCTGCTCTTCCTCCACACTGCTCAGTTaagtcccattccctgccccacacagTCTCTGCTGGGCATGATGGGGACAGGACCACTCCCTGGTCTGATTCTGCTGGCACTGTGCCAGGCCTGCCAGCAGCCCGTCGGGCCCTGGTGGTGGCAGAGGGGTATTAGGGAGTCAACTGGGGACAGGTGAGCAAAGCATTTGCCACAGTCAGCACACCTGTAGAGCCGCTCCCCACTGTGAATGCGCTGGTGTATTCTCAGGTATTAGCTCTGTGCAAAGCTCTTTCTCCAGACAGTGCACTGGAATGGCCGTTCCCCGGTGTGCGCACTTATGTATTCAGAGATTTGAGCTGTGTGCAAAGCCCTTTCCGCAGTCAGTCCAGCATTACAGCTGCTCCCCGGTGCGTGTGGGTCAGCTTGTTGGCACTGCTGAACTTCTTACCACAGTTGGCACAGCGGGAGAGCTGCTCCCCCGTGCGTGTGTGCGAAGATGTTTGGTCAGCGTACTGGCATTGCTGAAGCTTTTCTTGCAAACATCACAGTggtagggccgctccccggtgtgcgtgCGCTGGTGTGTTTTCAGGGTCGAGCTCTTTGCAAAGCTCTTGCCGCAGTCGTTGCAGCGGTACGGCCGCTCCCTTGTGTGCGTGCGCTGGTGTGTTCTCAGGTTTGAGCTATGGGCAAAGCCCTTGCCGCAGTCGGTACAGTGGAGCGGCCACTCCCCGGTGTGCGTGCGCCGGTGTCTTCTCAGGTTTGCGCTCTCTGCAAAGCTCTTGCCGCAGTCGGCGCAGCGGtgcggccgctccccggtgtgcctGCGCTGGTGTATTTTCAGGTGTGAGCTCTGTGAAAAACACTTACCGCAGTCGGTGCAGCGGTGCAGCCACTTCCGGGTATCTATGCCCTGGTGCCTTCTCAGGCTTGAGATCCGATGAAAGCCCTTGCCGCAGTCAGCACAGTGGTGCGGCAGCTCCCCGGTGTGCGTGCGCCGGTGGGCTCTCAGGTGTGAGCTCTCCGCAAAGCTCTTGCCACAGTCGGGGCAGCGGtacggccgctccccggtgtgcgtgCGCTGGTGACTTCTCAGCTTTGAGCTCGTTGAAAAGCCCTTGCCGCAGTGGGTGCAGCGATACAGCCGCTCCCCGCTGTGCGTGCGCTGGTGACTTCTCAAGCTTGCGCTCGCTGCAAAGCTCTTGCCGCAGTCGGCGCAGCGGTGCAGCCGCTCCCCGCTGTGTGTGACCTGGTGCATTCTCAAGCTTGAGTTCTGGGCAAAGCCCTTGCCGCAGTCGGTACAGCTGTATGGCAGTTCCCCGGTGTGCGTGCGCTGGTGTCTTCTCAGGTACGAAAATTGTGCAAAGCCCTTTCCGCAGTCGGCACAGCGGTGCGGCCGCTCTCGAGTGTGCGTGCGCTGGTGTGTTCTCAGGTGTGAGCTCTCTGCAAAGCTCTTGCCGCAGTCAGTGCAGCGATACGGCCGCTCCCCCGTGTGCCTGCGCTGGTGTGTTCTCAGGGCTGAGCTCTTTGCAAAACTCTTGCCGCAGTCAGCACAACAATACGGCCGCTCCCCCGTGTGTGTGCGCTGGTGTATTTTCAGGACCGAGGACCATCTGAATCTTCTGCCGCAGTCAGCACAGCAATACGGCTGCTCCCCGGTGGGCATGCACCGGTGCTGCGTCAGTGCGGAGGGGTTGCTGAACCTCTTGCCGCAGTCGATACAGCGATGGGGACACCGGCCCATGGGGAGTCTCTGGTGTGTAGCCAGGTCCGGTCTCTGCCTGAGTCTGCCCCGGGGATGGACTGTGTCCTGTGCATGGATCCCTCTGTGGGCTGCGGGATTCTGCGTTCCTGCCGTGCTCTCTCCACATTCAGACTGTGTCCTCGTTCCTCCTGCGATCCTGAGCCCTGCTGGAGAGAGCAGAGGGAATCCCAGTGTTAGCTCACGGTTAGGGCTAGGGTTAGAATCtctaaccttgggagtttaatacaagcctggagtggcaagtattaaggTTTAAAGTCCTtccaggcccccaccttctgcactcgaagtgccagagcaGGGAATGAGCCTTGACAGCAGGGTTTATTAAAAATCCTGGAGCAGTCACAGTAAATTTACAGACCTGTGATTTTACTAAATTTACTGTAACTGCTCCATAATTTCTGATACAAAACGCTGTAAGAAATCTGCAGCCTGACTCAGGGTGGTTCTACCCTATGCTGTTTGTGCAGAACCTAGCACCTGCTCCCACAGGGGCTAGGCATGTCTTGGGTCTTGGTTTAAGCTTCAATTGTAGCCTGCCCAGGATAcaggcagcgcctggcacaacaagaccctggttttgttttcaaactgattttgtctttatttcaatCAGAGGGGTTTATTTATGTGGTATTGGTTCTTCACTTTCTCCTGTTTTGTAGGATGAGGCCTGTTCCTCAGTATTTTTGCTGTTATAATTATATTGGTTTGAAACTAGTTTAGTTGAGGGGCTACAATCCCTTCATGTGGACGCAGTGAGACCAGTTTAAAGCTGCTTAGAACAATGTAGCTTATTCCTGTGGGGGAGCGAGTCCCTTTCTAGGAATTCCTTTTGAAGAAATCATTTACTCTCGGCCTGAGGTTTCAGTCTTTGTGcaaaactaaaactaaactaaaatccTCAAGAagatgagggttttggggggtgtctgtgtgtgaagGATTTGAGGGGATGACCAGTCACTCAGAGTTTGTGTGATGTAACCTGGAAAACATGTCTGTATTGTGTCACAACCCGCTCCCTGGCACTGCTGAGCTGGAAGGGGTGAATGGCTGCCACCCAGCCTTTGGTCTACAGACAGTCACAGACACGTTAGGGCTGAGGGCTGTGCTAAGCATTGACACTGAAGCAATGTAAGTGACAAAAGTATCGTGCCACAAAGAGCAAGAGGAGAGGGGATGGGACAAAGGCCATACCGCCACCCTCTCTCTCACAGCCAGCCCATACACCAGGGTACTCCAAGTCATGGCCCGCAGGACAATTTAATCTGGCCCCTAAATGTGTCCACTCCCCCCACAGCAGCCGCCTGGCCCGCGGGGCAGTTTTAGAGCATTACAGCGAAGTGCTGCAGGTGCTAGAGATCTGTTCTACACCATGGCGCCTCTGCATGGCGTCACCTTACACTAGTCCTATGTGACTGACCCTGCCCGGCATCATTCCCAGCTTTCTCCTTGCTCGCTGGGAACAGGTTTCTCCAGTCTGAGAGGTCACATGCGAAGTGAAGtggcagagagggggtggggtgggaacctGGGGAGAACAGCACCTTCTCTGCCAAGGATCAGTGACTCTGGGATGCTCTTGCAGGGGGCAGAGCCATGAAAAGCCATTTGAAAAATCTCTAGGGCGCCCTTTACCTTGGTATGATTTTCTGAGGTGTGGGAAGCCTAGCAGGTCTTGTGTTCTATGACCGGACAGGCTTGTCTTTCTACCCAGGTGCTTGTTTGCCCCCCATCAGCCAGTTCACACAGTCTCtatcttcctctcccctcctcctctccaccaGTCTACGTACCCCATCTCCTTAGAGTGAGGGCAGgggagacagggctcaggagaGCTTTCAGTGAATGTCTGACTATAGactgattacacacacacactcacactcattggctctttcacactcacctccgaACACACAGTTGTAatattgttgttacttcttgcTACTTCCTataatgcacatatattctctaaAATTTTATTCTTCCTCAATGTGTTActttagtgttttgactggtctgtgcatttcatgatttttatttctcttgcacttaaatttaattaaatttaattagtAAGTTCCAAAATACCTAAGGTCTCCTGGCTGGGGTAaatatccctatggtaacttttaaaaaaagtatatgtagatttttttgtgtcTACTGGTGGTACACATAACTCGAtgtacataacaaaatttattctgcaAATGGATGGAGaaaatgagagggaacattgctcacaGCCCCAGTGTCCTTTCCATTAAACAGCTGGGGTAGCCGAGACATGGTGGAGCTGCAGCGACTCTTCAAAAAAGAGTCGTACAAGAAATGGAAAGCAGGTCAAATTTCAAAAATGAGTCTTAAAAAACACCACAAGCATCTAGGGAGAAAATgagaaaggccaaggcaaaaaacaaaactaaactagcaatataaagggaaaaaacaaagcgTTTTATAAATACACGGTGAGGGAGAATCCATCGCGGGAGCTCTCCCAATggtttattccccctcccagaTAAACACTGGCCCCTAATTCCCAGCTTCAATTTGTCTCtcttcagctcccagccagtgAATCTCGCTCTGCCTTTGCCTTCTACATCAAGGAGACCTTCGCTAGCAGGTGTGTAAATCAGAAGGGACTGGATTATTATGACTCACCTGAGGAGGGGCTCTCAGGCCCAGAGTTTACCCTGGAGATCTCAGCATCCCGGATCCAGAGCTCTGCCTCCCCTAGCTCGATCCGGTGGATTAAGTCCGGTTTGGAACCTGAAGAACCTGTTTTGGGGGAAAGTTTTATTACTAAAGTTttgggggcagggtctcgtttATGTTTGTGTAGCACCTGGCATGACATCTTGCACGCTGCTTCATGGGAAAGCACAAGAGTTTCCAAGCAGgagaataaagaaataaaccttcCTTAGAGGAGATTCCTTCCCGTCTTCCGCCAGGCAAGTTCAGTTCATACTCTGAATCAGCAACGCCTACAACCCTTCTCACATTGCAGTGGGGGCCGAGTTTAAATCCTTGCTGAAGTAACTCTAGATGTTCCATAGAAATATCCCTTTCTGCTAATACCTTGGCCTCTACGCGATGTTGTGGCACTACGTTCCATAGGACAACTGTGTGACATGGATTTTCTTTTAACCCACACTTTGGACTAAGGCAACTTTGCTCCTTGCCGACTTATAGCTGTTGAAACGTTTCAGGCATGTCATTAAGGCAAATCGGCCACAACGTGTCGTGGCAGGTGTGACCCGGTGTCACCGTTACACAGACATTCCAGTTCTTTTGCATTGTTCAGTTGTACAGTTGTTAAATTTACGATGTTCATTcttttgggggaggtggggagctgtTGCAGCAGCAGTGTTTTCCCCCTGCCTTATTTCTCTGACTAGAATAAGTTCCTGAGGCAGAGTTGCTGCCGTCAACCTCTGGCTGGGATTCCGGGAAGAGATGGTTGCTCATCGGCTCTTTGCtaccatcaggaatgtgccacgACTGAGGCAGGTAATTCAAATAAACCAGTTACACCAAgattagccccaggctctgcagcccCGAGTTCTCCTCCAACAGCGAGCTGACCTGAAAGGGGCTGGCATTTGCCACCACTCAGTGACAGGGTGCCACATGGCAGCCAAAGGCTCAAGGGAACCCAAATGTTTTACAGCTGTGAATAAATGAAGGGAAATTGGTCCTTACCCAAGGAAACGAGGGCCTGGTAATTCCTCAGCATCTGGTTCCGGTacagctgcttctctggctgGGACAAGAGCTCCCATTCCTCCCGGGTGAAATACAGAGCCACATCCTCAAACGCCACCCGCAGCTGCTGGCACAAGCGTTACACACTCAGCACCCtccgctccagccccagcccgggcTCTCAGCAGGGGATGCGGGTTCTAGGGCAGCGGCTCCCGGggaacccccagcccagcagctgtgcCCCAGGGAGACCCCCCCGCACAGCCCCCCGGGGACTCGGGCCCTGCTGGCCGGCGACaggagtcatagaatatcagggttggaagggacctcaggaggtcatctagtccaaccccctgctcaaaagcaggacccatacccaattaaatcatcccagccagggctttgtcaagcctgatcttaaaaacgtctaaggaaggagattccaccacctccctaggcaacgcattccagtgtttcaccaccctcctagtgaaaaagtttttcctaatatccaacctgaacctcccccactgcaacttgagaccgttactccttgtcctgtcctcttccaccactgagaacagtctagaaccatcctctctggaaccacctctcaggtagttgaaaccagctatcaaatcccccctcattcttctcttctgcagactaaacaattccagttccctcagcctctcctcataagtcatgtgttccagacccctaatcatttttgttgcccttcgctggactctctccaatttatccacatccttcttgtagtgaggggcccaaaactggacacagtactccagatgaggcctcaccaatgtcgaatagagggggacgatcacgtccctcgatgtgctcgctatgcccctacttatacatcccaaaatgccattggccttcttggcaacaagggcacactgctgactcatatccagcttctcgtccactgtcacccctaggtccttttccgcagaactgctgcctagccattcggtccctagtctgtagctgtgcattgggttcttccgtcctaagtgcaggaccctgcacttatccttattgaacctcatcagatttcttttggcccaatcctccaatttgtctaggtccctctgtatcctatccctcccctccagcgtatctaccactcctcccagtttagtatcatccgcaaatgtgctgagagtgcaatccacaccatcctccagatcatttatgaaaaaagaaaaggagtacttgtggcaccttagagactaaccaatttatttgagcatgagctttcgtgagccacagctcacttcatcagctcacttcatcacatctgatgaagtgagctgtggctcacgaaagctcatgctcaaataaattggttagtctctaaggtgccacaagtactccttttctttttgcgaatacagactaacacggctgttcctctgaaacctgtcatttatgaagatattgaacaaaaccggccctgggctccccacggggctctggggcggggcgctgggAAGGGCCCGAATcccagggcagggaccaggcTCCTCCCCCGGCCGGAGTCCCCGCCTCCGCCCCAGGCCTGGGCTCggccccgctcccgcccccggctcGGCCGCCTCGGGGCTCCTCGGCCCGGCTCCGCGTGTCCGCCCGGCCCGGGGCCCCCAGCGCCGCTCCCCGGCCCCAGCGCTCCGAGTgcggcagcccccagccccggggTCACTAGCGCGGGAGGGACCCGGTCCCGgcccccctcggccccagccgGGACCAGCCAGTGCCCGGCCGGGGAGTCCCCGCCCCGCGTCCTACCTGCGCCGGCCCCGCTGCAGCCATCGCCGGGCTCGGCTCCGGCCCCGGCCGCTTCCTCCGCCCGGGCAGCGACTTCCCGCCCCGCGGCTGGTGCCTCCCCGGGGCCGCCTCCCTGCGCACGGGGCGGGCTGGGATCCAGGGGGCCGGGAAGGCCCCGCCCCGCTCCAGTCCCGCTGCCCTCCCCGGCCGCCCCACCGGCTCTGTCGGGGAGCCGGGGGAGGCTCCAGCGCAGGGACCTTCTGGCCCAGCCCCCCGACTCCCAGTTCACCGCGAGGATCCCGGAGCCCTGCGACGGGGCTCTGTCCCCAAGAGCAGCATGTTCTGGAACTCGTGTCTCTGggggctccctctgccccccccccatcctgagcGAACCCCCTCTGGGTGTCAAGCTGAAGGCCAGCCTGGGGTGCAGATGGAGCTGCGACAAGCCAGAGAGAGAAGGTCCCCGACAGGAGGCTGGGGAAGCAGGGGCATGAAATCCATGGGTGGCAtaacaggggtggggggctgtaaTACAGGGGGATGGACAGAGGGTGGGGATCGGGGCCAGGTaagctgaccagacagcaaatgtgaaaaatcagacagggggtgggaggtaataggggcctatgtaagaaaaagacctagaaatcaggactgtccctgtaaaattgggacatctggtcaccctaaggcgAGGATACATGGGACTGATGCGGTGCGATTTGAAACACATGGGGAGAGAAAAGGGGTTGCCAGTAGATTTCTTTTTCTGAcactctttaattaaagattaatttttaattcttggAAACTCCAGGCCTAAGGGTTGTCAGCCCTAGTGAGAAATGGGATGGGGGGACTGGGACCCagtgggcagaggggaggggctaGAAAAACGGTAGGGAAGGAGCAGATGGTGGGTGGGAATAGAACATGGGGGGCAGATCGGGCAGAATGCTAGAGAAGGGCTCCCATGGGATGGGGGTCAGGACCTGAGGACAGATGAGAGCAGGCCACTGTGGGGCAGATTGCCACAGTAGGGGGCTGGACCTGGGGGCACATGAAAGGGGGAGGATGCAGATGCACTAGAATATGGGAGGCCGGGGAGATGTGGACAGGAAGGCTAGGGCAGTGGTGTTAGGATATAGGGGGCAGGAGCCATGGGGTCGGGGCAGGTAGGCTGGGGTAGGACACAAGGAGCGGAGAGGGGCAGGAGGACTAGAGCAGGTGGCAGATGAGAGGGAGGAGGAACCACTTACCTGGTTGCATGCCCCTGAGCTTACCCAGGGAGAGGCTGCCAGGGGCCAGGCTGGGCTCTGGATGTCAGTTTATAGCAACTTCACTTGTATTAGCCCTCAATGGCCCAACCAGGGCACCCActgtcaggcttccagctccccagttGTTCCCTCTCTTGGCTGAAGACACTTGCCCCTCTTCCTTCTGATAGGGGTATTTCCAGGTTGCACTGTTCTCCCTTCCCTGTGTTatcccagcacagacaggctgCCCAAGGACTTTCTTTTCAGAAATTGTTAATAGATGCACTGCGACAGGTATAAAGTACCACCCAGCATTTCCTAGCAAGTCTGCTTTCTTCTTAAGGTACAAAgaactacagagaaaacacacaaaataaatcaaGTAAAAATAAGAAACCTATACTCATGCTAACAAGACCAGGATTCCCCAACCTGCCATGGATTCTGGCAGaagcagtccttcaaacccctGCCCAATTGTGTTCCTTGTGGTTACCAACTCTTCCCAGTTTCAGCTCAAAACTAGCACCCAATCCTTCCAGCCCTCCCCTAAGGCCTGAAGTTTTGCGTGGCTcaggggtcctgtccatttgatggatcaggaagaaggccct
The nucleotide sequence above comes from Caretta caretta isolate rCarCar2 chromosome 6, rCarCar1.hap1, whole genome shotgun sequence. Encoded proteins:
- the LOC125637941 gene encoding LOW QUALITY PROTEIN: uncharacterized protein LOC125637941 (The sequence of the model RefSeq protein was modified relative to this genomic sequence to represent the inferred CDS: deleted 2 bases in 1 codon), producing the protein MAAAGPAQQLRVAFEDVALYFTREEWELLSQPEKQLYRNQMLRNYQALVSLGSSGSKPDLIHRIELGEAELWIRDAEISRVNSGPESPSSAGLRIAGGTRTQSECGESTAGTQNPAAHRGIHAQDTVHPRGRLRQRPDLATHQRLPMGRCPHRCIDCGKRFSNPSALTQHRCMPTGEQPYCCADCGRRFRWSSVLKIHQRTHTGERPYCCADCGKSFAKSSALRTHQRRHTGERPYRCTDCGKSFAESSHLRTHQRTHTRERPHRCADCGKGFAQFSYLRRHQRTHTGELPYSCTDCGKGFAQNSSLRMHQVTHSGERLHRCADCGKSFAASASLRSHQRTHSGERLYRCTHCGKGFSTSSKLRSHQRTHTGERPYRCPDCGKSFAESSHLRAHRRTHTGELPHHCADCGKGFHRISSLRRHQGIDTRKWLHRCTDCGKCFSQSSHLKIHQRRHTGERPHRCADCGKSFAESANLRRHRRTHTGEWPLHCTDCGKGFAHSSNLRTHQRTHTRERPYRCNDCGKSFAKSSTLKTHQRTHTGERPYHCDVCKKSFSNASTLTKHLRTHTGEQLSRCANCGKKFSSANKLTHTHRGAAVMLD